One Actinosynnema pretiosum DNA segment encodes these proteins:
- a CDS encoding GNAT family N-acetyltransferase has product MRTRATTEDDLDAFVDTLHTAFGRFRETMTVGGGRWWSALELDRGVLATEPDGRPVGTAASYSFELTLPGGGVLPVAGVTCVGVLPSHRRRGVGGALMRHQLAGVRERGEAVAVLLASEATIYGRFGYGPATISRRFTVQRARAALTRPRAGAEVPAGSVRVLPRDRCGDVLEQVYDRYRRTQPGALSRPPRWWAEGVGRPPVSRVPRYAAVHHGAGGVADGYASYSVEGDALVVDELVAENAAASAGLAEFALGHDLVDEVVFKHFPPDHPLPWQLEDPRAGREAEATDWLWVRLLDVPAALTARGWSADGELVLDVTDPFLSERGRHLLTVRDGRAACASTDRAPDLSLDVRDLGSLYLGGVTPSALVRAGHVRAHHPEAAARADALFRVDRAPHCVHWF; this is encoded by the coding sequence ATGCGGACCCGTGCCACCACCGAGGACGACCTGGACGCCTTCGTCGACACGCTGCACACCGCCTTCGGCCGCTTCCGGGAGACCATGACGGTCGGCGGCGGCCGGTGGTGGTCGGCGCTGGAGCTGGACCGGGGGGTGCTCGCCACCGAGCCGGACGGGCGGCCGGTCGGCACCGCGGCGTCCTACTCGTTCGAGCTGACCCTGCCCGGCGGCGGCGTCCTCCCGGTCGCGGGGGTGACCTGCGTCGGCGTGCTGCCCTCGCACCGCCGCCGGGGCGTGGGGGGCGCGCTGATGCGGCACCAGCTCGCCGGGGTCCGGGAGCGCGGTGAGGCCGTGGCGGTGCTGCTGGCGTCCGAGGCCACGATCTACGGCCGGTTCGGCTACGGGCCCGCGACGATCTCCCGGCGGTTCACCGTGCAGCGCGCGCGGGCGGCGCTCACCAGGCCCCGCGCGGGCGCGGAGGTCCCGGCGGGCTCGGTGCGGGTGCTGCCGCGCGACCGGTGCGGGGACGTCCTGGAGCAGGTGTACGACCGCTACCGCCGCACCCAGCCGGGCGCGCTGTCCCGCCCGCCCCGCTGGTGGGCCGAGGGCGTCGGGCGGCCCCCGGTGTCCCGCGTGCCGCGCTACGCCGCCGTCCACCACGGCGCGGGCGGTGTGGCCGACGGGTACGCCAGCTACTCGGTGGAGGGCGACGCGCTGGTCGTGGACGAGCTGGTCGCCGAGAACGCGGCGGCGTCCGCCGGGCTCGCGGAGTTCGCGCTGGGCCACGACCTGGTGGACGAGGTCGTGTTCAAGCACTTCCCGCCGGACCACCCGCTGCCCTGGCAGCTGGAGGACCCCAGGGCCGGGCGGGAGGCCGAGGCCACCGACTGGCTGTGGGTGCGGCTGCTGGACGTGCCCGCCGCGCTGACCGCGCGCGGCTGGTCGGCGGACGGCGAGCTGGTCCTGGACGTGACCGACCCGTTCCTGTCCGAGCGGGGCCGCCACCTGCTGACCGTCCGGGACGGCCGGGCCGCGTGCGCGTCCACCGACCGGGCCCCGGACCTGTCGCTGGACGTGCGCGACCTGGGCTCGCTCTACCTGGGCGGCGTCACCCCGAGCGCCCTGGTCCGGGCCGGTCACGTCCGCGCCCACCACCCGGAGGCGGCGGCGCGGGCCGACGCGCTCTTCCGCGTCGACCGCGCCCCGCACTGCGTCCACTGGTTCTGA
- a CDS encoding phosphotransferase — protein MRSRPEDLSDESVRACLARSGIDVAVLEHAPVGFGDHHWHVTDSGGRRWFATAADLTRKPHCGPDRDSALAGLRAAMGVAVRLRQAGLEFVVAPVGEPVAELDDRYALSVFPHVAGVPGHFGQELSEGDGALVQELLARLHATPVDAPAIPIAPPPPDADGPWGDGPYAERARLLLRRHEEVVRRRRAEFAELAEVVRRLPVVLTHGEPHPGNLIRATTGFHLVDWDTTGLAVPERDLALLPGDLSRYRELTGRTPSPEALRLHRLRWPLVDLAEFTDLFRAPHGDDPDTALAWTSFQDTLAALATG, from the coding sequence GTGCGCAGCCGCCCCGAGGACCTGTCGGACGAGTCCGTGCGCGCCTGCCTGGCCCGGTCGGGGATCGACGTGGCCGTCCTGGAGCACGCACCGGTCGGCTTCGGCGACCACCACTGGCACGTCACCGACTCAGGTGGCCGCCGGTGGTTCGCGACCGCGGCCGACCTGACGCGCAAACCGCACTGCGGCCCCGACCGCGACTCCGCGCTGGCCGGGTTGCGGGCCGCCATGGGCGTGGCGGTGCGACTGCGGCAGGCGGGGCTGGAGTTCGTCGTCGCCCCGGTCGGCGAGCCCGTGGCGGAGCTGGACGACCGGTACGCGCTCAGCGTGTTCCCGCACGTCGCCGGGGTTCCCGGCCACTTCGGGCAGGAGCTGTCCGAGGGGGACGGCGCGCTGGTGCAGGAGCTGCTCGCCCGGTTGCACGCCACACCGGTCGACGCGCCCGCGATCCCGATCGCCCCTCCCCCGCCGGACGCCGACGGGCCCTGGGGCGACGGGCCGTACGCGGAGCGGGCGCGCCTGCTGCTGCGGCGGCACGAGGAGGTCGTCCGCCGCAGGCGCGCGGAGTTCGCGGAGCTGGCCGAGGTGGTGCGCCGCCTGCCCGTCGTGCTCACCCACGGCGAGCCGCACCCCGGCAACCTGATCCGCGCCACGACCGGCTTCCACCTGGTGGACTGGGACACCACCGGCCTGGCCGTCCCCGAGCGCGACCTCGCCCTGCTGCCCGGCGACCTGTCCCGCTACCGGGAGCTCACCGGCCGCACCCCCTCCCCCGAGGCCCTGCGCCTGCACCGGCTGCGCTGGCCGCTGGTGGACCTGGCCGAGTTCACCGACCTGTTCCGCGCCCCGCACGGCGACGACCCCGACACCGCCCTCGCGTGGACCTCGTTCCAGGACACCCTCGCCGCGCTCGCGACCGGCTGA
- a CDS encoding TetR family transcriptional regulator — translation MTPRPGADSTRDRVLDAATAEFAAHGIAGARVDRIAKTARTSKERVYAYFSSKEELYRRVSAHELAAIAKATRLDPTDLPGYAGRVHDHFAAHPERHRLLMWGRLELAPAGNPAEDPFKRALAHKVEQLRAAQEAGHLDPSWDPLDVLTFLNQIAMSWAGQQAPEDEGSAAARRAAIVTAVQRLFPATTSA, via the coding sequence ATGACTCCCCGCCCCGGAGCCGACTCCACCCGCGACCGCGTCCTGGACGCGGCCACCGCCGAGTTCGCCGCGCACGGCATCGCCGGGGCCCGCGTCGACCGCATCGCCAAGACCGCGAGGACCAGCAAGGAACGCGTCTACGCCTACTTCAGCAGCAAGGAGGAGCTCTACCGGCGCGTCAGCGCCCACGAGCTCGCCGCGATCGCCAAGGCCACCCGCCTGGACCCCACCGACCTGCCCGGCTACGCGGGCCGCGTGCACGACCACTTCGCCGCGCACCCCGAGCGCCACCGCCTGCTCATGTGGGGCCGCCTTGAGCTGGCGCCCGCGGGCAACCCGGCCGAGGACCCGTTCAAGCGCGCCCTCGCCCACAAGGTCGAGCAGCTGCGCGCCGCCCAGGAGGCCGGCCACCTCGACCCGTCCTGGGACCCGCTCGACGTCCTGACCTTCCTCAACCAGATCGCCATGTCCTGGGCCGGGCAGCAGGCGCCCGAGGACGAGGGCTCCGCCGCCGCCCGCCGCGCCGCGATCGTCACCGCCGTGCAGCGCCTCTTCCCGGCCACCACGAGCGCCTGA
- a CDS encoding S8 family serine peptidase, whose product MAVQRRKRGALAVVAALIAGGTGVAGGAGVASASPAADDPSPPGGATVTLITGDRVTVHGGDRPGTITGGPGRERVAFRTVTADGRLSVIPSDAERGLAEGRLDPRLFDVTTLVESGYGDTAELPLILTRADGARPALASLDTTAELPAIGSFAATSDKSPTAFRALLDEPGITRVWLDGKREPALDRSTAQIGAPAAWGSGLTGAGVAVAVLDTGVDETHPDLVGRQVAEANFTEDPDTTDRDGHGTHVAATIAGGDAQYRGVAPDARILDGKVCVSGGCAESWILAGMQWAVEQGADVVNLSLGGRDTPEVDPLEEALTTLSERSGALFVVAAGNDGATRTVGSPGSADAALTVGAVDRDDAVAPFSSRGPRVGDGAVKPDVTAPGVGIVAARAGAGQLPGEDGRTALSGTSMATPHVAGAAALLKQRHPEWTGQQVKAALVASATPTEGASVFAQGAGRVDLARAIGQSLTSEPSSLPLGLQRWPHDDDVPVARELTYRNDGDRELVLDLSVVGGELPEGLITVSPSRVTVPARGTATATVTGDTAVDAPDGAHGGLVLARSGDAVALRTPVAVEREVESHEVTLKALDGDGKPTADGLVTLQDVVTGESRGLLPAEGGTTVRLPAGEYLAIGGFNRPQGGFAHVLRPSLRVAGPTEAVFDASTAKPVEISAPDPEAEELLGQFSVQRTHEGRTVGTGNAYLGGFSGLVSIGHAGPEVPDARVLVASQFEGAAGAGGARTGYRLAWEHEGRAPDGVREAPALAELAAVRTSYGPLADGVTAQRSLQPVGDGRATGWGVYVEAGRSSGAVDHVTDGTDWVLGVIGSGPDGSGFELTSAVRRFEAGREHRHRFAFPVFTPTPSTERPLLQRSGDVLTAHAPLFGDGDGNHGSDWQAEGGTRLFRDGVQVGASEQGGYGRFAVPEGEAEYQLVTGARRTTGLTGFTTAVELSWTFRSGHVDGVGELPVTVVGFSPELDGSGAAAGGAELGVPMAPRRASGAAVEVTGLVVEVSFDDGAAWEQVPVVDGVARVLNPNVAGFASLRVRGESAGAGFEQTVLRAYRITA is encoded by the coding sequence TTGGCAGTTCAACGACGAAAGCGCGGGGCGCTGGCAGTCGTCGCCGCGCTGATCGCCGGTGGCACGGGGGTCGCGGGCGGCGCGGGGGTCGCGTCCGCGTCACCCGCGGCCGACGACCCCTCACCGCCGGGCGGCGCCACGGTCACGCTGATCACCGGCGACCGGGTGACCGTGCACGGCGGCGACCGGCCGGGCACGATCACCGGCGGACCCGGCCGGGAGCGGGTGGCGTTCCGGACGGTCACCGCGGACGGGCGGCTGAGCGTCATCCCCTCCGACGCCGAGCGCGGCCTGGCCGAGGGCAGGCTCGACCCGCGCCTGTTCGACGTCACCACCCTGGTCGAGTCCGGTTACGGCGACACCGCCGAGCTGCCCCTGATCCTGACCCGCGCGGACGGCGCCCGCCCCGCGCTGGCCTCGCTGGACACCACCGCCGAGCTGCCCGCGATCGGCTCGTTCGCCGCCACCTCGGACAAGTCACCCACCGCCTTCCGCGCCCTGCTGGACGAGCCGGGCATCACCAGGGTGTGGCTGGACGGCAAGCGCGAGCCCGCCCTCGACCGCAGCACCGCCCAGATCGGCGCGCCCGCCGCGTGGGGGTCGGGGCTGACCGGCGCGGGCGTGGCGGTCGCGGTGCTGGACACCGGCGTGGACGAGACGCACCCGGACCTGGTGGGCAGGCAGGTCGCCGAGGCCAACTTCACCGAGGACCCGGACACCACCGACCGGGACGGCCACGGCACGCACGTCGCCGCCACCATCGCAGGCGGCGACGCGCAGTACCGGGGCGTGGCCCCGGACGCGCGCATCCTCGACGGCAAGGTCTGCGTCTCGGGCGGCTGCGCCGAGTCGTGGATCCTGGCCGGGATGCAGTGGGCGGTCGAGCAGGGCGCCGACGTGGTCAACCTGAGCCTGGGCGGTCGCGACACCCCCGAGGTCGACCCGCTGGAGGAGGCGCTCACGACGCTGTCCGAGCGGTCCGGCGCCCTGTTCGTGGTCGCCGCGGGCAACGACGGGGCCACCCGCACGGTGGGGTCGCCAGGCAGCGCGGACGCCGCGCTCACGGTCGGCGCGGTGGACCGCGACGACGCGGTCGCGCCGTTCTCCAGCCGGGGCCCGAGGGTCGGCGACGGCGCGGTCAAGCCGGACGTCACCGCGCCCGGCGTGGGCATCGTCGCCGCGCGGGCGGGCGCAGGCCAGCTCCCCGGCGAGGACGGCCGCACCGCCCTGTCCGGCACCTCCATGGCCACCCCGCACGTCGCGGGCGCGGCGGCGCTGCTCAAGCAGCGGCACCCGGAGTGGACCGGTCAGCAGGTCAAGGCCGCGCTGGTGGCGTCGGCGACCCCGACCGAGGGGGCCTCGGTGTTCGCGCAGGGCGCGGGCCGGGTCGACCTGGCGCGCGCGATCGGGCAGAGCCTCACCTCCGAGCCGTCCTCGCTGCCGCTGGGGCTCCAGCGGTGGCCGCACGACGACGACGTGCCCGTGGCGCGGGAGCTGACCTACCGCAACGACGGCGACCGGGAGCTCGTGCTGGACCTGTCGGTGGTCGGCGGGGAGCTGCCCGAGGGGTTGATCACCGTGTCGCCGTCGCGGGTCACCGTGCCCGCGCGCGGCACGGCCACCGCGACCGTCACCGGGGACACCGCCGTCGACGCGCCGGACGGGGCCCACGGCGGGCTGGTGCTCGCGCGCTCGGGTGACGCGGTCGCGCTGCGCACGCCGGTCGCGGTCGAGCGCGAGGTCGAGAGCCACGAGGTCACCCTGAAGGCGCTCGACGGCGACGGGAAGCCCACCGCGGACGGCCTGGTCACCCTGCAGGACGTGGTGACGGGCGAGAGCCGGGGCCTGTTACCCGCCGAGGGCGGCACCACCGTGCGGCTCCCGGCGGGCGAGTACCTGGCGATCGGCGGCTTCAACCGGCCGCAGGGCGGGTTCGCGCACGTGCTGCGGCCGAGCCTGCGGGTGGCCGGGCCGACCGAGGCGGTGTTCGACGCGAGCACCGCGAAGCCGGTGGAGATCAGCGCGCCGGACCCGGAGGCGGAGGAGCTGCTGGGGCAGTTCTCCGTGCAGCGCACCCACGAGGGGCGCACGGTCGGCACGGGCAACGCGTACCTGGGCGGGTTCAGCGGGCTGGTGTCGATCGGCCACGCCGGTCCCGAGGTCCCCGACGCGCGCGTGCTCGTCGCCTCCCAGTTCGAGGGCGCGGCGGGGGCGGGTGGGGCGCGGACCGGGTACCGGCTGGCCTGGGAGCACGAGGGCCGGGCGCCGGACGGGGTGCGGGAGGCGCCCGCGCTGGCGGAGCTGGCGGCGGTGCGGACCTCGTACGGCCCGCTCGCCGACGGGGTGACGGCGCAGCGGTCGTTGCAGCCCGTCGGGGACGGCCGGGCGACCGGGTGGGGCGTGTACGTGGAGGCGGGCCGCTCGTCGGGCGCGGTCGACCACGTGACCGACGGCACGGACTGGGTGCTGGGCGTGATCGGGTCCGGGCCGGACGGCTCGGGGTTCGAGCTCACCAGCGCGGTCCGGCGGTTCGAGGCGGGGCGGGAGCACCGGCACCGGTTCGCGTTCCCGGTGTTCACGCCGACGCCGTCCACCGAGAGGCCGCTGCTCCAGCGCTCCGGTGACGTGCTGACCGCGCACGCGCCGCTGTTCGGCGACGGTGACGGCAACCACGGGTCGGACTGGCAGGCCGAGGGCGGGACGCGGCTGTTCCGCGACGGCGTGCAGGTGGGCGCGAGCGAGCAGGGCGGCTACGGGCGGTTCGCCGTGCCCGAGGGCGAGGCGGAGTACCAGCTGGTGACCGGCGCGCGGCGGACCACCGGGCTGACCGGGTTCACGACGGCGGTGGAGCTGTCCTGGACGTTCCGCTCCGGGCACGTGGACGGGGTGGGCGAGCTGCCCGTGACGGTGGTCGGCTTCTCGCCCGAGCTGGACGGGTCCGGCGCGGCGGCGGGCGGTGCGGAGCTGGGCGTGCCGATGGCGCCGCGACGGGCTTCCGGGGCGGCGGTCGAGGTGACCGGGCTGGTGGTGGAGGTGTCGTTCGACGACGGCGCCGCCTGGGAGCAGGTGCCGGTGGTCGACGGCGTGGCGCGGGTGCTCAACCCGAACGTGGCCGGGTTCGCGTCGCTGCGGGTGCGCGGCGAGTCGGCGGGGGCCGGGTTCGAGCAGACCGTGCTGCGGGCCTACCGGATCACGGCGTGA
- a CDS encoding nuclear transport factor 2-like protein, with the protein MVLGERRPAPHSDVVTAAGVDHVRLSYLYADEGDVEGLESLLHLDPQVAAPREVAHGGRPEVLQVLAPVGAAPGRHLLSRVIAEGDCVAAVGKLTTARAEVEFADIFTIGPDGLLAGCRRFYSATSP; encoded by the coding sequence ATGGTCCTCGGCGAACGGCGGCCCGCGCCGCACAGCGACGTGGTGACGGCGGCGGGCGTCGACCACGTCCGGCTCTCGTACCTGTACGCCGACGAGGGCGACGTGGAGGGACTCGAGTCGTTGCTGCACCTGGACCCGCAGGTCGCAGCGCCGCGGGAGGTCGCGCACGGCGGCAGGCCGGAGGTGCTGCAGGTGCTCGCGCCGGTCGGCGCCGCGCCGGGCAGGCACCTGCTGTCGCGGGTGATCGCGGAAGGCGACTGCGTCGCGGCTGTGGGCAAGCTCACCACGGCGCGGGCGGAGGTCGAATTCGCGGACATCTTCACCATCGGCCCGGACGGGCTGTTGGCGGGGTGCAGGCGTTTCTATTCCGCGACCTCGCCGTGA
- a CDS encoding bile acid:sodium symporter yields the protein MSPNPGPVAALERHQVAVYLGALAAGALTGLAAPAAGPALEGAITPVLALLLYVTFLQVPAAELGRSLRAGRLLAAALVVNFVVVPPVVAAMLVFLPADQALRLGVLLVLLAPCVDYVIVFTGLAGGDHRGLLAATPLLLLAQVLLLPPLLLLLLGGELADVVEAGPFVEAFTTLIAIPLALAWLTQAWARRRRAGRLAADAAGTTMVPLMAATLLTVVASQVPELGGDLARVAGAIPFYAAFLLVMVLAGLAVARLFRLDVPASRAVVFTGATRNSLVVLPLALALPDALALAPLAVVAQTLVEVVGMVLLVRLVPLLVPDRAPGA from the coding sequence GTGTCACCGAACCCCGGCCCGGTCGCCGCCCTGGAGCGCCACCAGGTCGCCGTCTACCTCGGCGCGCTCGCGGCGGGCGCCCTCACCGGGCTCGCCGCCCCCGCCGCCGGTCCCGCGCTCGAAGGCGCCATCACCCCGGTGCTCGCGCTCCTGCTCTACGTGACCTTCCTCCAGGTCCCGGCCGCCGAGCTGGGCCGGTCGCTGCGCGCGGGCCGCCTCCTCGCCGCCGCGCTGGTGGTCAACTTCGTGGTCGTCCCCCCGGTCGTGGCCGCGATGCTGGTGTTCCTGCCCGCGGATCAGGCCCTGCGCCTGGGCGTGCTGCTGGTGCTGCTCGCCCCGTGCGTCGACTACGTGATCGTCTTCACCGGCCTGGCGGGCGGCGACCACCGGGGGCTCCTGGCGGCCACCCCGCTGCTCCTGCTCGCCCAGGTGCTCCTGCTGCCGCCGCTGCTCCTGCTGCTCCTGGGCGGCGAGCTGGCGGACGTCGTCGAGGCGGGCCCGTTCGTGGAGGCGTTCACGACCCTGATCGCGATCCCGCTCGCGCTGGCCTGGCTCACCCAGGCCTGGGCCCGCAGGCGCCGCGCAGGCAGGCTCGCGGCGGACGCGGCGGGCACGACGATGGTCCCCCTGATGGCCGCGACCCTGCTCACCGTGGTCGCCTCCCAGGTCCCCGAGCTCGGCGGCGACCTCGCCCGCGTCGCGGGGGCCATCCCGTTCTACGCGGCGTTCCTGCTGGTCATGGTGCTCGCCGGGCTGGCGGTGGCGCGCCTGTTCCGGCTGGACGTCCCGGCGAGCCGCGCGGTCGTGTTCACCGGCGCGACCCGCAACTCCCTGGTCGTGCTGCCCCTCGCGCTGGCCCTGCCGGACGCCCTCGCCCTCGCGCCGCTGGCGGTGGTCGCCCAGACCCTGGTGGAGGTGGTCGGCATGGTGCTCCTCGTGCGCCTGGTGCCGCTCCTGGTCCCGGACCGCGCGCCGGGGGCGTGA
- a CDS encoding aldo/keto reductase, which translates to MRQRTLGGRGLRVSALGYGAMGISMAYGSGDVREGVAAIRRAHDLGVTFFDTAELYGWGENEKVVGRAVAGFRDEVVIATKFGFTRDYGTDSRPEHIREVVDNSLRNLGVDTIDVLYQHRVDPDVPIEDVAGAVRELVEAGKVKHFGLSEAGERTLRAAHAVQPVSVLQTEYSLFERDVERLFPVLEELGIGFVAYSPLGRGFITGTAKPAGQYEEGDMRNDDPRWQPGNFERNLDAVRRLGALAQGRGATVAQLALAWLLGRGEHVVPIPGTRSADRVAENVAAVELELTPDDLAAIEAILPRGGFGARYARQVPEWV; encoded by the coding sequence ATGCGGCAGCGGACTCTGGGCGGCCGGGGGCTGAGGGTGTCGGCGCTCGGCTACGGCGCGATGGGCATCTCCATGGCCTACGGCTCCGGCGACGTCCGGGAGGGCGTGGCCGCCATCCGGCGCGCGCACGACCTGGGCGTCACCTTCTTCGACACCGCCGAGCTGTACGGCTGGGGCGAGAACGAGAAGGTCGTGGGGCGCGCGGTGGCCGGGTTCCGGGACGAGGTGGTGATCGCGACGAAGTTCGGCTTCACCCGCGACTACGGCACCGACAGCAGGCCCGAGCACATCCGGGAGGTCGTCGACAACAGCCTGCGCAACCTCGGCGTGGACACCATCGACGTGCTCTACCAGCACCGGGTCGACCCCGACGTGCCGATCGAGGACGTCGCCGGGGCCGTGAGGGAGCTGGTCGAGGCGGGCAAGGTCAAGCACTTCGGCCTGAGCGAGGCGGGCGAGCGCACCCTCCGCGCGGCCCACGCCGTGCAGCCGGTGTCGGTGCTCCAGACCGAGTACTCGCTGTTCGAGCGGGACGTCGAGCGGCTGTTCCCGGTGCTGGAGGAGCTGGGGATCGGGTTCGTGGCCTACTCGCCGCTGGGGCGCGGGTTCATCACCGGGACGGCGAAGCCCGCGGGCCAGTACGAGGAGGGCGACATGCGCAACGACGACCCGCGCTGGCAGCCGGGGAACTTCGAGCGCAACCTCGACGCGGTGCGGCGGTTGGGCGCGCTGGCGCAGGGTCGGGGGGCGACGGTGGCGCAGTTGGCGCTGGCCTGGCTGCTGGGGCGGGGGGAGCACGTCGTGCCGATCCCCGGCACGCGGAGCGCGGACCGGGTGGCGGAGAACGTCGCGGCCGTGGAGCTGGAGCTGACCCCGGACGACCTGGCGGCGATCGAGGCGATCCTGCCGCGCGGGGGTTTCGGCGCGCGGTACGCCCGGCAGGTGCCCGAGTGGGTCTGA